The proteins below come from a single Periophthalmus magnuspinnatus isolate fPerMag1 chromosome 7, fPerMag1.2.pri, whole genome shotgun sequence genomic window:
- the LOC117373915 gene encoding uncharacterized protein LOC117373915 yields the protein MDSPTDCNSPVEQQSETSETNTNTKPNLAQFKKSWGFRRSTIAKREFMEEVGDVSTSPPIVRKGRGRRSKTPSLQTTPIPWDNQKATCSSKSVLDDLEWSAPSSPASEESKPTTEMSTGGNMDPSMWQNFGSAFHTAFSLLGGADGSLMDMGQVVMTPNLIEVSDDEPDSPPPEPLVQSELLSQAVEVLDDDDDDLKIPIVAKEDDDVVSISSREESSNEMIDIKLKQDLEIQEQTKGVKGGRGKARSKGRGRGRGRGRGRGRGRGKATEIQVINSTELTIELPEQQLQQVEDEELNLNPQVPTEMAQMCFDLNISPPHQSDCIVDQDQSIAGQFNNAAEDGKVERVGELLNAPDSNAVCRICEQSQTNRLMICCSGCQGWFHGDCVGDMKTEGKEYICLVCIEPNLLQADLTIQPDLGMSPLKSVLQSPPAEENEELENQQTQSTLKMMEVEGSTLLVKTEPDPTSVSQSSSPLCIGPGCSKPALPGSVYCGSDCIMQHAAATIKNLSVPKVPKTRARAQRKAAPAQAPAKAQRGSRVSKRLANREVPEESKEDEECSESESSQTCDPSVTEDQATQCNASTVEDLGVAADVIDSITPSEQNSEEPLTETVTAPTTPVIPPPAPASAPKDSTPTSKRAPEPTLPQQPSERAKEPIIKKNVSKQSSTKVNSPKPSTAFTTHAKPVHSQPTTKQTKPLETPPPAPPVSRLHETGAIVVKKTTYVIPKKTPALQHRSDPAPPPSLEPTKKPSPAPSLEPTKKPSPAPSLEPTKKPSPAPSLEPTKKPSPAPVMQMETRNLPVPPAPSAPSSRPPSQPNNQVRQSIQRSLVGILFKRVCDSEELDMSENDVGKLVTNIETEMFNIFRNTDSKYMNKYRTIMFNLKDPKNKGLLFRLVQGEISPFRLVRMSQKDMQAIQPPEPPKEVKATLSVGGSLQKPEPVKLDLSSLIQTRSDRTKNVPLLEQKKTVPEPIIKSKTSQSSQGGSAIPDILTCMLKDTTAEHHKHLFDVKCKICTGQMPQEEVGEPVQKKKRVSEEKREPLWKRSKGEDSPLLAPPDSPDMESPVSHFTMGSPVLTIVESPASPTTQDSPASPSVDTPASPVMESPASPSSDDRQSAPLKSYMPAVIPACSTVTITRRDPRTAASRYAALTNSSAGLSERETQKTDSYFPLKDSPTPPVSLLSATILPKSILTKPLHSGDPRLYGSSSRNPSLKISSESGTGQFLAKQEILWKGFLNMLTIAKFVTKGYLVSGPAEHLKADLPDTIQIGGRILPKTVWDYVAKLKTSVTKELCVIRFQPATDEEEVAYVSLFSYFSSRGRFGVVANSGRSIKDMYLFPLSAKEAVPAILQSLEGPGFEKNRPNLLLGLAIIQKSKRPGSLSAEVEEKRPKVSLSSDPSWIPKPPSLYGSNKEEDFQPYDPEIPISITPPSSPPRSAFSSTSSVTITSVASVSQSKTNKESTSSKTDTTTSSNETPLQTILKQLFPTKQTESNVSSEPSTKAKAGRALSMVDPIVQQFGGKTTVKEMQEEDNDDLDRPYDPEEEYDPTVGYGVVPKSNTDIKENIPEFTDDVDDDIAYDPEDETIFDDIRNEKASKNVSDSTQALKPNPPTLQDSPQVTPAPVSKPPPAQTAAPPAAQAAAPGAAPAAVAYAVPTGAVVISAETLTEQQRMLDELNRQIEEQKRQLKEQEEALRKQREAVGMFMAQFSVSDSLVSPPSSALPSSKLVTLQSGAAEAGNSPVLDITSEKDNFAPDIISETDNLNDKSEIQEENEKASSPGEVGDSDVEYDPEDESLFDEIQAGMLEKPRSKSQDSSVSKAEQSSSHGRRRKYSPKRRSNHERSRHRSPHRRSQRRSPSRSRRRRDRDRHHRSERTVSRHRSRDRSERHSQTRRDSTSQTRSRRHRRSSSSQRNKNSASLSPLRRREPSPSSQIAAKNETSNAIPQLKNHHENLSLRTPDNTNDAAAEEMELPTQIDVQEQPVSIGNIPGDLKQLKWATDLLMDGKLDSLIPLRELEPPTRDSPQSPDPEPRFSEQDASECMDIVKMASNVKLEPTEEKVKTESYSQPILTPDDSLSNEQETLTLVEADAVACVKVELKSEETISQIQKLDDVKPLKVEISPKNEESREDSPCKDSIPGLGDLENILQASRDGSPALTNPKQDINISSKSNKNNAALGIMGIHDQQLSNKHPMPENSSDRHIKNSRELANFSPNTFMDSTRDQHSVSDFGERGRRSSLERDFCQRNPNMRNTGPGTFVQNKNITESRYHSRGDGDITGPNPRGEAHERRGSGSFMEDTGSDSGFADPKLCGQIVETDSPQNPEWRGADFHAPWNNCGPAFRGRNSRGLPFQGPESHRGRHGGPSFDRGGEPRDSSIDRQGLHGGQSIDSNFGEFEHRDAPIDCQGPWSGGFGSGGPMESLGHYREDLERRREPGFDRGSPMDGPGPCRGGVGGPGFGRGGVLRGNSVDGPGPQRLGLEGPELDRGPMDGPGPHRGGFRGPGFGRGGDHVGDPMDSPGPHRGGFGGAGFGRDVPMRGPGYQSGVCEEPEFDRGPMDGPPPRGGFRGPRFGRGGEHGGGPIENPGSHRGGHGEPDVDRGPMDAPGAHRGGFGELGLGRDLEHRVGGMMNQSLTGALWMGHHREGDLEGQGLVEVGNIMVQLMVQDPAEVDLEGQGLVEVGNMEVVQ from the exons ATGGACAGCCCCACGGACTGTAATAGTCCAG tggaACAACAGTCGGAGACTTctgagacaaacacaaacaccaaacCCAATTTGGCTCAGTTCAAGAAGTCCTGGGGTTTTCGACGATCCACCATTGCTAAGAGAGAGTTCATGGAGGAGGTGGGAGATGTAAGCACCAGCCCTCCTATTGTACGAAAAGGTAGAGGTCGCAGAAGcaaaacaccttcactacagACCACGCCCATTCCCTGGGACAACCAAAAGGCCACATGTTCAAGCAAAAGTGTTCTGGATGATTTAGAGTggtctgctccctcctctccagCATCCGAGGAGAGCAAACCCACCACTGAAATGTCTACAGGTGGGAATATGGACCCCAGTATGTGGCAAAACTTTGGTTCTGCTTTCCACACGGCTTTCTCTTTACTTGGTGGTGCAGATGGGTCACTAATGGACATGGGTCAGGTGGTAATGACCCCAAATCTTATTGAAGTCAGCGACGATGAGCCAGATTCACCCCCTCCTGAGCCTTTAGTACAAAGTGAATTATTGTCACAAGCTGTTGAAGTtttggatgatgatgatgatgatttaaaGATTCCTATAGTGGCAAAGGAGGATGACGATGTTGTCTCGATTTCAAGTAGGGAAGAGAGTAGCAATGAAATGATAGATATTAAGCTAAAACAAGATTTAGAAATACAAGAGCAGACTAAAGGAGTAAAAGGTGGGAGAGGGAAGGCTAGGAGTAAGGGGAGAGGTCGTGGGAGGGGTAGGGGAAGGGGGAGAGGCAGAGGGCGGGGTAAAGCTACTGAAATACAGGTGATCAATAGTACTGAGTTAACTATTGAATTACCTGAGCAGCAATTACAACAGGTGGAAGATGAAGAACTAAACTTAAATCCACAAGTCCCAACAGAAATGGCTcaaatgtgttttgatttgaacatcAGTCCTCCTCACCAGTCTGACTGCATAGTTGACCAAGACCAGTCCATTGCTGGTCAGTTTAATAACGCAGCAGAAGACGGAAAGGTGGAAAGAGTAGGAGAGCTTTTGAACGCACCTGATTCAAATGCTGTCTGTCGCATCTGTGAGCAATCACAAACTAACCG attgATGATTTGCTGCAGTGGTTGCCAGGGCTGGTTCCATGGCGATTGCGTTGGTGACATGAAGACTGAAGGAAAAGAGTATATTTGTTTGGTTTGCATTGAACCAAACCTCCTCCAGGCAGATCTCACTATTCAGCCTGATCTCGGGATGAGCCCTTTAAAAAGTGTACTGCAGAGTCCGCCTGCAGAGGAAAATGAAGAACTAGAGAATCAACAAACACAG AGCACTTTGAAGATGATGGAAGTGGAGGGGAGCACTTTATTAGTGAAAACTGAACCAGATCCGACCTCAGTGTCCCAGTCCAGCTCCCCTCTATGTATCGGACCTGGCTGCTCCAAACCTGCTTTACCCGGGTCTGTTTACTGCGGCAGTGACTGTATCATGCAGCACGCTGCTGCCACCATCAAGAATCTGTCTGTGCCCAAAGTGCCCAAGACCAGAGCCAGAGCGCAGAGGAAAGCTGCCCCTGCACAAGCCCCTGCAAAG GCCCAGAGGGGAAGTAGGGTCTCTAAGCGACTGGCAAACAGAGAAGTGCCTGAGGAGTCGAAAGAAGACGAAGAGTGTTCGGAGTCAGAGTCCAGTCAAACCTGTGACCCCAGTGTCACTGAGGATCAGGCTACACAGTGTAACGCCT CCACTGTTGAGGATCTTGGAGTTGCTGCAGATGTCATAGACTCCATCACTCCTTCAGAGCAGAATTCAGAAGAGCCCCTTACTGAGACTGTCACTGCTCCAACTACACCTGTCATTCCTCCCCCTGCACCTGCTTCTGCCCCTAAAGACAGTACCCCCACTTCAAAACGTGCCCCTGAACCAACGTTACCACAGCAACCTTCAGAAAGGGCAAAAGAGCCAATCATTAAAAAGAATGTCTCAAAACAGAGTTCTACAAAAGTAAATTCCCCAAAGCCAAGCACAGCATTCACAACCCACGCCAAACCAGTACACTCACAACCAACcacaaaacagactaaaccactAGAAACTCCACCCCCTGCTCCACCTGTCAGCAGACTACATGAAACAGGTGCTATTGTGGTCAAAAAGACCACTTATGTTATACCAAAGAAGACCCCTGCACTCCAACATCGATCCGACCCAGCACCTCCACCTAGCCTAGAACCGACCAAGAAGCCCTCCCCTGCTCCAAGTCTAGAGCCCACCAAGAAGCCCTCCCCTGCTCCAAGCCTAGAGCCCACCAAGAAGCCCTCCCCTGCTCCAAGCCTAGAGCCCACCAAGAAGCCCTCCCCTGCTCCTGTGATGCAAATGGAAACCCGAAATCTGCCTGTGCCCCCTGCCCCCAGCGCCCCCTCTTCAAGACCACCATCTCAACCCAACAATCAGGTCAGGCAAAGTATCCAGCGCTCTCTAGTCGGCATCCTGTTTAAGAG AGTGTGTGACAGTGAAGAGCTGGACATGTCTGAAAATGATGTTGGAAAACTTGTCACAAATATTGAGACAGAGATGTTCAACATATTTCGTAACACAGACAGCAAATATATGAACAAGTATCGTACTATAATGTTCAACTTGAAAGATCCAAAAAATAAG GGCCTGTTGTTTCGGCTGGTGCAAGGAGAGATCAGTCCCTTCAGATTGGTCAGAATGAGCCAGAAAGATATGCAGGCAATACAGCCTCCAGAACCTCCTAAGGAG GTGAAGGCCACACTATCTGTAGGAGGTTCACTGCAAAAGCCTGAACCAGTGAAGTTAGATTTATCCAGTTTGATTCAGACCAGGAGTGATAGGACTAAG AATGTGCCTTTACTGGAACAAAAGAAAACTGTCCCCGAGCCCATTATAAAATCAAAGACGAGCCAGTCCAGCCAAGGAGGGAGCGCTATACCTGATATTCTCACTTGTATGCTCAAAGACACTACAGCAGAACATCATAAGCACCTTTTTGACGTCAAATGCAAAATCTGCACAG GTCAAATGCCACAAGAAGAAGTGGGAGAGCCTGTGCAGAAGAAAAAGAGGGTTTCTGAGGAGAAGCGTGAGCCTTTATGGAAAAGGTCCAAAGGAGAGGACTCCCCTCTCCTAGCCCCTCCCGACTCCCCAGACATGGAGTCACCTGTGTCTCACTTCACCATGGGCTCTCCGGTCCTGACCATTGTAGAGTCTCCTGCTTCACCCACTACCCAAGACTCCCCTGCCTCCCCCTCTGTGGATACACCCGCCTCTCCTGTAATGGAGTCACCCGCATCCCCGAGCTCTGATGATAGACAATCAGCTCCATTGAAATCCTATATGCCAGCAGTCATTCCAGCTTGCTCCACAGTAACTATAACAAGACGTGATCCTCGCACTGCCGCTAGTAGATATGCTGCTCTGACCAACAGTTCTGCAGGTCTGAGTGAACGAGAAACTCAAAAAACAGACTCCTACTTTCCTTTAAAAGACTCTCCTACTCcacctgtgtctctcctctctgccacAATATTACCTAAATCCATCCTCACAAAACCATTGCATTCAGGGGATCCTAGACTTTATGGCTCATCCTCAAG AAATCCTTCCCTTAAAATTTCTTCTGAGAGTGGGACTGGACAGTTTCTTGCAAAGCAGGAAATTCTCTGGAAAGGCTTCCTAAACATGCTGACCATTGCAAAGTTTGTCACAAAAGGATACCTGGTGTCAGGTCCTGCTGAACACCTAAAAGCG GACCTGCCTGATACAATACAGATCGGAGGGCGAATTTTACCAAAAACTGTTTGGGACTATGTTGCCAAACTGAAAACCTCAGTTACAAAG GAGTTGTGTGTCATCCGATTTCAACCTGCCACTGATGAGGAGGAGGTCGCTTATGTGTCACTGTTTTCGTACTTCAGCAGCAGAGGGCGATTTGGTGTTGTAGCAAACAGCGGCCGTTCCATAAAAGACATGTACCTGTTTCCACTAAGTGCAAAAGAAGCTGTGCCAGCCATACTTCAATCTCTTGAAGGACCAG gttTTGAAAAGAACCGTCCAAATCTTCTTCTGGGTCTTGCAATTATTCAGAAATCAAAACGTCCTGGAAGCTTGTCGGCAGAAGTTGAAGAAAAGCGTCCCAAAGTATCATTGTCCTCTGACCCCTCATGGATACCAAAACCTCCAAGTCTTTACGGTTCAAACAAAGAAGAAGACTTCCAACCGTATGACCCAGAGATTCCCATAAGCATCACACCTCCAAGTTCACCTCCTAGATCAGCTTTTAGCTCTACCTCTTCTGTTACAATCACATCTGTAGCATCTGTCTCTCAGTCCAAAACCAACAAAGAAAGTACATCATCTAAGACTGATACAACAACCTCCAGTAATGAAACGCCCCTAcagacaatattaaaacaattattTCCCACCAAGCAAACAGAGTCTAATGTATCTTCTGAGCCAAGTACCAAAGCAAAAGCAGGCCGTGCTTTATCAATGGTGGATCCAATAGTTCAGCAGTTTGGCGGGAAAACCACAGTCAAAGAAATGCAGGAAGAGGACAATGATGATTTAGATCGGCCatatgatccagaagaggagtATGATCCTACAGTAGGATATGGCGTTGTTCCCAAAAGTAACACGGACATTAAGGAAAATATCCCTGAATTTACAGATGATGTTGATGATGATATTGCTTATGATCCAGAGGACGAAACAATCTTTGATGATATTAGAAATGAAAAAGCTTCCAAAAACGTCTCAGACTCTACTCAGGCATTAAAGCCAAACCCACCTACTCTTCAAGATTCTCCCCAAGTGACGCCTGCTCCAGTTTCTAAACCTCCTCCAGCCCAGACTGCTGCACCACCTGCTGCTCAAGCTGCTGCTCCAGGTGCTGCTCCAGCTGCTGTAGCATATGCGGTTCCTACAGGGGCTGTAGTCATCTCAGCTGAAACTCTAACTGAACAACAGCGCATGCTTGATGAACTGAACAGACAAATTGAAGAGCAGAAACGACAATTGAAAGAACAGGAAGAGGCTCTCCGTAAACAGAGAGAAGCTGTGGGAATGTTCATGGCTCAGTTTTCAGTCTCTGATTCTCTCGTGTCTCCTCCATCGTCAGCTCTGCCTTCAAGCAAACTTGTAACTTTGCAGAGTGGTGCGGCGGAAGCAGGCAACAGTCCAGTTTTGGATATTACATCAGAAAAAGATAACTTTGCACCTGATATAATAAGTGAAACAGACAATTTAAATGATAAAAGTGAAATACAAGAAGAAAATGAGAAAGCCTCCTCTCCTGGTGAAGTGGGAGATTCTGATGTAGAATATGATCCAGAGGATGAATCTCTTTTTGATGAAATTCAGGCTGGTATGCTAGAAAAACCCAGATCAAAGTCTCAAGATTCATCAGTCTCTAAAGCTGAGCAAAGTTCAAGCCACGGCAGAAGGCGCAAGTATTCACCAAAAAGACGAAGCAATCACGAAAGGAGCCGCCATCGAAGTCCGCACAGAAGATCTCAGCGTCGCTCTCCTTCCCGATCCCGAAGAcggagagacagggacagacaccACAGAAGTGAAAGAACTGTTTCAAGACACAGATCCAGAGACCGGTCAGAGCGCCACAGTCAAACACGGAGGGACAGTACCTCACAGACACGCTCACGACGCCATAGAAGGTCGTCATCGTCACAGAGGAATAAAAACTCTGCCTCTCTTTCACCACTCCGAAGAAGAGAACCCTCCCCATCAAGTCAAATTGCTGCAAAAAATGAAACTAGCAATGCCATCCCACAACTGAAAAACCATCATGAGAACTTATCTTTACGAACTCCTGATAATACAAATGATGCTGCTGCAGAAGAGATGGAGCTACCCACACAAATAGATGTTCAAGAGCAACCAGTTAGCATTGGTAACATACCAGGGGACCTTAAGCAATTGAAATGGGCTACAGACCTTTTGATGGATGGCAAACTTGATAGTCTAATACCACTGAGAGAGCTTGAACCACCTACAAGAGATTCCCCCCAAAGTCCAGATCCAGAGCCCCGATTTTCAGAACAAGATGCATCTGAATGTATGGACATTGTAAAGATGGCGAGCAATGTGAAACTAGAACCTACTGAAGAGAAAGTAAAAACTGAAAGTTATTCTCAACCAATTCTAACTCCTGACGATTCTCTTTCAAATGAGCAAGAAACACTAACTTTAGTGGAAGCAGATGCTGTGGCTTGTGTTAAAGTAGAATTGAAATCTGAAGAAACAATTTCACAGATTCAAAAACTGGATGATGTCAAGCCTCTTAAAGTTGAAATCTCTCCAAAGAATGAAGAGAGCCGTGAAGATAGCCCATGTAAAGATTCCATTCCAGGCTTAGGGGATCTTGAAAATATTCTCCAGGCATCAAGAGATGGTAGCCCAGCCCTAACAAACCCAAAACAAGACATAAATATTTCcagtaaatcaaataaaaacaatgctgCTTTGGGAATTATGGGAATACATGATCAACAACTTAGTAACAAACATCCAATGCCTGAAAACTCCAGTGACAGGCACATTAAAAATAGCAGAGAATTAGCGAATTTTAGCCCCAATACATTTATGGACTCAACTAGAGATCAGCATTCAGTGTCAGACTTTGGGGAGCGTGGAAGAAGATCTAGTCTAGAAAGAGATTTCTGTCAAAGAAATCCAAACATGCGGAATACTGGGCCTGGGacttttgttcaaaataaaaatatcactgaATCACGATATCACtcaagaggagatggagatatTACGGGCCCAAATCCCAGAGGAGAAGCACATGAAAGAAGAGGCTCAGGGTCATTTATGGAGGACACTGGGTCTGATAGTGGTTTTGCCGATCCCAAATTATGTGGGCAAATAGTTGAAACTGATAGCCCTCAAAACCCTGAATGGAGAGGAGCAGATTTTCACGCTCCGTGGAACAACTGTGGTCCTGCTTTTAGAGGAAGGAATTCTAGAGGGTTGCCATTTCAAGGGCCTGAGTCTCACAGAGGGAGACATGGGGGTCCATCATTTGATAGAGGAGGTGAACCTAGAGATTCCTCTATAGATAGGCAAGGTCTGCATGGAGGTCAAAGTATAGACTCAAATTTTGGTGAATTTGAACACAGAGATGCCCCTATAGATTGCCAAGGTCCATGGAGTGGAGGGTTTGGAAGTGGTGGTCCAATGGAGAGTCTGGGACACTACAGGGAGGACTTGGAAAGACGGAGAGAGCCAGGTTTTGATAGAGGAAGCCCTATGGATGGTCCAGGACCCTGTAGAGGGGGAGTTGGAGGGCCAGGGTTTGGAAGAGGTGGGGTGCTTAGAGGTAATTCAGTGGATGGCCCAGGACCTCAAAGGCTAGGACTTGAAGGGCCAGAGCTTGATAGAGGCCCGATGGATGGGCCAGGACCCCATAGAGGTGGGTTCAGAGGGCCAGGGTTTGGCAGAGGTGGGGACCATGTAGGTGATCCTATGGATAGCCCTGGACCACATAGAGGAGGCTTTGGGGGGGCAGGTTTTGGTAGAGATGTTCCTATGCGTGGGCCAGGATATCAAAGTGGGGTTTGTGAAGAACCAGAGTTTGACAGAGGCCCTATGGATGGACCACCACCGAGAGGGGGATTTAGAGGGCCAAGGTTTGGTAGAGGTGGGGAACATGGAGGTGGTCCAATAGAGAACCCAGGATCTCACAGAGGAGGACATGGAGAGCCAGATGTTGATAGAGGGCCTATGGATGCCCCAGGAGCCCATAGGGGTGGGTTTGGAGAACTAGGATTAGGTAGAGATTTAGAGCATAGAG TGGGGGGCATGATGAACCAGAGTTTAACAGGGGCCCTATGGATGGGCCACCACAGAGAGGGGGATTTAGAGGGCCAAGGTTTGGTAGAGGTGGGGAACATCATGGTCCAGTTGATGGTCCAGGACCCCGCAGAGGTGGATCTGGAGGGCCAAGGTTTGGTAGAGGTGGGGAACATGGAGGTGGTCCAATAG